Within Trachemys scripta elegans isolate TJP31775 chromosome 12, CAS_Tse_1.0, whole genome shotgun sequence, the genomic segment CACCCGATCAATGACTCCCTGTAATTCAGGTGCTGCACTGGCGGTCATGAGGCGCTTAAGCTCAGGGACTGTTAAATCTTCTCTGCCTGCCAATTGCAGCGCACGCAGAGTCCATTTTGAGAAATTTCCCCGGTTAAGGGGTCCAAGCATTTTTGCCATTGCTTGGAGATCAGCTGCTGATACGGGGACGGTTGTAGTAGCTGTGCTAGTCCCTGCAGCTGTGTCTGTTCTTGTTACAGTAATTCTGTTAATGGATGCAACCGGCCCCTGGGGATTGCTGCTCCGTATCTCTCTTTCCCACACCTCGCTAGATTCCCTCGGGGCATCTTCCCAGTCAGGGACGTCACTCTGGGGATCAAAGTCCCACTctcctgcatccgaagaagtgggctgtagtccatgaaagcttatgctctaataaatttgttagtctctaaggtgccacaagtactcctgttctttttgcggatacagactaacacggctgctactctgaaaactctcCTGCCGTTACCGCTGCTATCTGGCGGTTTGCGAATCCCAGCCTCTGTTTAAGGTGCTGGATAAGGGACTCGCATGGGCTGTGATTAGCGGGGAGAGCTTTACTTTGTTCTATGGTTAACCTCTTGACCATGCCTTGCAATACTTGAttctctttttctattttttccttttccccgACCTGTTCTTCTAacttcttttctctttgtttgcTCTCCCTGATTGCCTCCCGGAGAGGGTCTAACTGGCTTTGCACCCCTGTCGCTACCACTTTCCATCCGTCTGCCTCTTTTTCCATATGAGTGAGTTTTTCATGCAGGGAGGCATTCTCCTGGCAGGATGCCAAGCGGGAGTATAAATCCCTGCATGCGTCCCACAAAGCCAGATTGCTGCTGAATCCCTTTTAGCTGGAGTAGGCTTGTACAGGATTATATACCTTGCCAGCCTATcctccaaatctgaaatagtgcACGCATCTCCCAGCCCCCCTTCCGTCCATGGGCTGTGTCCAAACCTCTGTAGTACTTGTTTAAAGGGTGTGGGCTCTTGGACAAAAGACAGCGTTCCCTGTTTTTCTCTAAAGATGTCTTTACACTGTGTTTTCCTAAACATTTTCCCTAACAAGTgtgcctgtcataactataaagggaagggtaacagccgtcctgtgtacaatactataaaatccctcctggccagagactccaaaatccttttccctgtaaagggttaagaagctcaggtaacctggctggcatctgacctaaaggaccaataaggggacaagatactttcaaatcttgggcggggggaaggtttttgtttgtgttctttgtttgggagtgtgttcgttctcgggactgagagggaccagacatcaatccaggttctccacatctttctaaacaagtctctcctatttcaaacttgtaagtaaatagccaggcaaggtgtgttagttttcctttgttttctcaacttgtaaatgtaccttttactagagtatTTAtatctgtttgctgtactttgaacctgagactagaggggagtcctctgagctctttaagtttgattaccctgtaaggttaatttccatactgattttacagagatgatttttacctttttctttaattaaaagccttctttttaagaacctgattgatttttccttgtttttagatccaagggggttggatctgtgttcaccaggagttggtgaaaggaaggagggggaaaggttaatttctccttgttttagatccaaggggattggatctgtgttcaccaggagttggtgggaggaaggaggggggatggttaatttctccttgttttaagatccaaagggtttggatctgtattcaccagggaattggtgaaggtttttcaaggcttcccagggagggaaaaattgaaatggtggcagcggaaccagagctaagctggtagttaagcttagaagtttccatgcaggcccctacatttgtaccctaaagttcaaagtggggatacagccttgacagtgcCATAGCCAAGTACAACACAGGAAACCGAGCTGATAAATATCAGAACACTATAACCTCCAATTCCTAAAGGAGTGACTTACAAATAGCAATTTTCCCTTTTTAACTCCTGAAGGAACAacttaaccctttctgggccagagggagagacacTAAGTCTCCCTCTGTATTACTCTGTCTGCTACCACCGAGGGTTCATACACCAATTATACAAATCCTTCCCCGGAtcagagtgagaaacactaaGTTCTCCTCTTTAGCTCAGTCTTGCTACGGCTGAGGGTGTATGTACCTCTATAACACAATTTAACcctaaactcctatatccttcagagtttggttaatCCTTCCCCAGAtcagagtgagaaacactaaGTTCTCCTCTTTAGCTCAGTCTTGTTACGGCTGAGGGTGTATGTACCTCTATAACACAATTTAACcctaaactcctatatccttcagagtttgttAATTAACTGAAAGTTTACACTCTTTTCCCTCTAGTGCCAGGCTTGCTAAAGCTGGCGGTGTCCTCACCAGTTTTATAATAACTGTGGAGTCTATGTCTGCTCCCCCTTTCGCATTCTCCACCAATAATGTTGTTccacaaacttatacaggatcgttttaggggtcaaggcaaagatgccacatttattattaatctgtAACTATTAGCAAATACCTCaatgcttacacacacacacacacactcacacacacacacacacttacacactcacacacacacacaaatgttctgcagctgctggatagttaccagtcctgattGTAGTTTGAGTTCGCAGCTTGGGATCGTAGCTCGTGGtggtaactggccaggaaagctgacCTCGAGGAGGAGCCGGGTCTCTGTCGGGCACCGATGCTCCTTGATGTTGATAGCAGAACGTTACCCAACATCTCTCCTCTCACCCTTCCTTTTTATAGGGGTTTAGTTTGGATTCAAAGTCTCTAGGTCTCGCTGTGTCACGCCGCCTCTGGGTTTCGTacttgatcacccgtcaattgcaggcCTGACGgtcagcctgggacctggctttgatcttccttctgttgttttttctttttagggtggatgcTTCTTGCTTGAGTTAGGGCTGTTGTCTAGTTCTTCAGCCGTTGGTATTTGAACTTTATCTCATCAGgacgggctggggctggaggttgattctatCACCCATACatccctcattcacacatctcaaCTAGACTAGTaaaattacagcagggtttgcaaaaaggaaggttgcagcaagcccttacaaaatggagtaagcattttaaaatgggtttgaattacaatatggcacagAAGTTACGATGTGGGCAAAATGGCAAGTGTAATGAAAGTTACAATGTGGGCAAAATGGCAAGTGTAATGAAATGGTGAACAGATGTTACAATGGTACAGTGAATaactaaaaacaatttcattcacatTGGTTCTACATCGTCGCCCCCCTGCACACGGGGGAGGTGGCTCACGCTGGCTCTGATGCGGTGAGCAAAGCcgcgggctccctgcctgccctcactGGGCCAGCAGGGTCAGCGCTGACCCCAGGGGGATCGGAGACCCCCGCTGAGTGTggaggcagcacctccagacagctagttggagaggggatggaagccagacccaaggatcTGGTCAAGGGCCCGGTGCTGGGAAACCCAGACTTTGTCAAgtcctttatggtgttcaccgatGCCCCAGACACAGGACTGGGTGCGGAGCCGGCGCAGGCCAATGCAAAGGGGAAGAAACACCACATCATGTACctgagcaggaagctgctgcccCGGGAGCAGGGCTCTGCGGCCATAGAGAAGGAGTGCCTGGCCATGGAGTGGGCTCTTAAAAGGCTGCACCCGATGAGGGGGCCAAAgccaagctcctgaggtggagtCTGTCTCCCAGGATTAGGAGATGGAGGTGGTCCACGTTAAGCGGTGGGCAAATGTTATGGCCGATGCTTTGTCCCGGAGAGGggggcctgaacttccccaggtcactggctaaacTGACCCcactcagttcggtctcgaaggggggagataTGGGACAAAGTGGGGATTTCCCCTTGTTATGTTGtttgtgagtcttactgtttggcatgaatgctgtgtgtgcctcagtttccctgtgcattgcaccaatgtctaggtggtggcaataggggtgtgtgacttttgcagggttgctccagctgcctgcagggATGCTATGGCCGCCcctaacctgagacccaggagggggatgggacCAGGTGACTCTGGCCCGGGAAGCGAGATAAAGGCCGGAGGAGGAGCAACGGGCAGGGCAGGGACCAGGCAGCTGAAAGtgagtcagtttggagctggctggagaaaCCGAGGGAGGCCCAGAACTGGGGTCTGGGCTCCctaccccccaagatggacctgactgagggatcctgttctctgtacctacaagctctgttttagaccatgttcctgttgtctaataaaccttcttttTTACCggttggctgagagtcacgtctgactgcggagtcggggggcagggccctctggcccccccaggaccccgcccTGGCGGACTCGCTGCGGGAAGCGcacggtggggcaggggatgctgGATGctccggggtcagacccaggaaggtgaagccatgtgagcgTCTGGCCCTggacagtctgctccgagagaggaggctccccccgATTCCTGCCTGGCTTCgtggggagcagctccagagcattGTCCCTGTGTCTCCGTGACAACCGGTGTATTGAGCATCTcccctgtgggggtgggggggcagggtgtgtgtgggggctccTGGGGGGCGTACGGGGGTCTCCATTGCAGGGGTtgtggggggctggggtgtgttTGTGGGGTCTCCCCTGTAGGGGCTgtatgggggatgggggggacggagggtggggctgggctcaCTCACCCGCGGGGGGCTCCAGGTCTGCCCGGCGCCCAGCAGCATCAGGGCCGTGTCGGGGGGCAGCGTCTGGAAAAAGGCCTCGCTCTCCACCGCCGTCCCGTCCTCCTCCAGCACCAGCCTTGCCAGCCCTGCCACCAGCAGCGCCTCCATCGCCTGCGGGGGGCAGAGCGGTGAGGGGGGAGCACCCCGAGCACAGGGGGCAGAGTGtggggcaggagagctggggggcagggaagcaaTGAGGGGTGTAGGGGACAGGGGAGCAGCTGATGGACGGGGGAGCAGGAAAGGGGTACAGGTGCAGTCAGGAGTCAGTGTGCGGGAGGTGGGGGCGGCTCAGCTTGGCAGGTCCTGCAGGCtgatggggggtgaggggggcagtAGGCTCGCTGGTGGGGGTGGGCAATGGTGCAGGTCtggggggggtgcagcagggtgaggctgggggtgtcatggaggggccaggggagtggggtgggggcaacaGGAGGGTCcggtggagtggggggagcatGGAGGGTCCAAGGGCGAGCGAGTGGGGGTCAGGGGGTATtggggggggagtcagggggtaacaaggagtttggtggggtggggtctgggggcATTGGGTACCAGGGGGAGTGATGAGGTTCTGGGGGAAGTGAGGGGGTCAGGGGTAGCAGTGTGGGGTAGttagaggggctggagggagcagggggtaTCGGTGGGGGTGTCGGGGGtagcagggtgggggaggcggggtagtggagggagtgagggatggAGTTGGGGGTAGTTGGAGGAGCACGGGGTATGGGGGGGGCTCACCTTGGCCAGCAGCTCCTGCAGAGTCCCGGCCATCAGCCCCGTGCGGCCCCCGCGCCTGTGGTTGCAGACGCGGAAGGGGCGCTGGGGGGGAGCACGGGGGGCCCAGACCCGACGGGTCAGCTCCGAGCCGGCGCTGGACACCGACCTGGGGGGGGTGAGTGgggggcgcttggggtggggcagACCATTGTCATGGTttggggggggacagggaggggggcaaCATGTGGGGGAACGGGGGCAACATGGGGTTAGGGGGCCCATTGTCCTATTGGTGGGATATGGAGGGGCTGAGGGGGTCCAATGTCCTGTTAGGGGGGTACCAGCCCTGGGGGACACAGGGTACCTCTTGGGGTGGTAGAAACtgtcagggacttgaacccagatggCACAGTTCGTTGTCTGACcacagagagacaggcaacaccagcaaggtccaaacacaagctctttattgaggagtgcacacaacaatagagagcggcccgtctccaCTGAGAACCAGCCCcgattacaataactagtgagattatatagacagttccgtcgcGTCATAGTTAAAGCAACCCAATCCCCCCCTTTACTAGttagaaagcttctaatattcatgcatatctatcttctttgacactacaaacaattcgtgatgcctcagcaacttcttgtgagctttgttgtcatgcaccagaaactaggagaaaggagggagttaagaacagatgaagaacagaaacagggagtggagactgcaagtctccatatgtccaaacaaaccgttcctagtacatTTGGTACAAGAATACGGCCCCccctttatctcattctttgaagcccaagcaagcctgtcctcatgtttcacagagagacaggaatggcccagcaactacagttagcctaactttggctaagctggccaaacaacctgTTCTATACTCCATTTTCCTTGGACCTAACAAAACCATTCTCCttgagggggggcaggaggggagagcccacccccagggagggaggagaaaccaTTCCCTTGCTTCTTCTGTGGAGGAGGGTGTcatggagtccccgggcgatgctctggaactgctccccacaaagccagtcaggactttggggagcctcctctccctcggagcagaccatcgtcagggcaagaagctcacacagcttcacctcctgggtctctcctgggagcattcagcagatgcccctccgtgcgcttcccacagcgagtccgccccggcggggtcctggggaagccaaagggttctgccCCCCgactccgcagtcagacgtgactctcagccagccagtaacacagaggtttattagatgacaagaacatggtctaaaacagagcttgtaggtacagcggcgaacgggacccctcggccgggtccattctggggttcagagagccagacacccacgtctgccctcactcctagtccccaggtagctccaactgaaatccccctccagcccctccttctcccggctttgtctctttcctgggccaggaggtcacctgatccctttgttcacctttagctatttccttgcagggggggaaggggccctggccatttgttgccagggagacagagtgtcagtgatttttGCACACTGgtctttccccaccacctagagccttaagaaatgcataggggaaactgaggcacccacacagtattcagaggaaacattaagaacagtcccacttcgtcacagaggGGTCAGGAGGGGACACACCAAGTCACTGAAGTGGGGGCGTCAGGGTGGAATGGCCCATTCCTAGGGGTAGGGGGAATGGACACCCTATGTCGTGGGGCAGGGGCCCTCCATGGGGGTGGTGACATCCCCAGTCCTGCAACCCAGCCTGAGGCCCCCCCTTGGACCCCAGTTTGGGGGGTCTGAGCCCACTCACTGCAGCAGGGAGGCGGGGGCCAGGGCGCTGACATAGTCCATGGTGTTAGCGTGGTTGTGGGGGTCCTTGTCCCGGGGGTCAGGGTGTCTGTCCGGCGTTAGGCTCCCCCATCCCTTGGTCCGTCCGCTACCAACCAGCCTGGACTCTGGACTCCACAGCTcagaggcagggagtggggagggtgaCACAcagcccgggggggggaggggggaggcaaaCTCCAAGGTCCACcagggcagggcggggagggaggtgggtaCCAGAGCAGGAAGAGAGGCCACGGGTGCCAGTGATGTGTTAGACCCCACAGCTCCCCCTTGTGCTGTagggggagaaactgaggcacagctggggatggaacatgagagtcctggctcccagaccccacctttaaccactagaccccactcccctcccagatctAGGGATAcaaacccaggcatcctggctcccagacctcaCACCCCCTgcctctctaaccactagaccccactcccctcccagatctAGGGATAcaaacccaggcgtcctggctcccagacctcaCACCCTCTgcctctctaaccactagaccccactcccctcccagatctAGGGATAcaaacccaggcgtcctggctcccagcccccacccccctgctctctgGAGTGGAAGCAGGTGGCTCTATCCCCCAGGGCCGGGACAGGCTGGGTGCGCCCCACGCGCTGCGCCCCGCATCCTTCATTGAGCCGCAGAAGGAACCAGATCAAACTGTGAAGACACTTTTATTGGTGGCCCCCACAGGCCGGCTCCGAGGGGCAGCTGGCGGTGTAGCCGGTACCGGTTAGTCCGCTGCCGGACCATCGTCGCATCGCCAGGCTCCTTCCTCAGTTACAAGGGGCCCCGGGGGTGTGACCAGCCCCTTGCTCCCCcaggaaaggtgtgtgtgtgcggggctAACAACCCAATTTGTGCCCTTTGGTGGATGAAGAGACTCCAACAGTTCAGACGTTCTCCCACCCAAcctctagaccccactccccgagctaggaatagaacccaggagtcctggcccctcccccgccccgctttaaccactagactccactctcCAAgtcggggatagaacccaggagtcctggctcccagccgctgtAACCCCTAGGCCCCTTGCGGCCGGTGGGGGTGCAGAAGGAAGGTTGCTGGAGAGCGACCCCCAGTGGCAGAagttggggctggggggtgccGTGGTCACAGGTCACGGGTGTCCAACAGCCCCTGGCCCTGGCGGAAGGTGGAGCAGGAGAACGTGACTTGTGCGTAGGTTGGATCGATGTCCTGGAAGGGTGCAGAAAAGATGGATCTGTCATAGCAGCCAGGAGGCGCTGTGGGGTGGggttgaggcagggctggggggctgggcagggggcactaTGGgtagggagtggggcagagggtgttgtggggcagggagcggggtaGCGCACTGGGCAGAGGGTGCtgtgggacagggagtgggacagggtgggaggctgagcagggagtgctgtggagtgggggtggggactggttAGGGGGCatcgtggggcagggagagaggtagGGGTTGGGGGCTGGTCAGGGGACaccatggggcagggagaggggcagggcagggattgctgtggggtggggcctgggcaggggtgctgtggggtggggagtggtttgggtgtggggagctgggcagggggtgctgtggggcagggtctgggcaGGGGGCACCATGTGGTGGGGAGCAGGTTGGGTGTGGGGCACTGAGCAGGGGTGTgccatggggcagggggtgctgtgggacagagagcagggctgaggaGAGGGGTGCTGGAGAGTGAGGGACTGGGCAAGGGGTGCCATGGGACAGAGagcggggagtggggggctggggagaggggttccAGGGGGTGGGCCAGGGGGACTCACCGGGAATTCAAACTCAGCCCCGGAGTCTGCGTCGTCTTCCTTATTCTGGCTCTTAGGGGGTGCTGGCCCCCCGGCCGCTCGCCCAGGCCTGGGCCCCTCTGCGGAGAGCTTGGGGAGCAGCCCCCAGTCCTGGGACgctgcctggggccagcccccctcGGTCGTCTGCTGGAGACCTAACCACGGGAGGGGTCAGAGTGAGCTCCCCCCTGCCTACCCCCATATCGGCCCCTTGGCCCCATCTCTGCCCCACGGCTTGGCcctgtctctcccccctccccgtaTCGGTCCCTTGGCCCAGCTGACTTGGCCCCCACCTTACCCTGGGGTCTTCCTATGGATGTGACACCATGTTCCCCCCTCCGGGTGCAGTTCTCACATTTCACCACTAGGTGGTAACATGGTAACCCACTGAAGCCAGGGTACCGCAGTAAGAAATCCCTCTCTTAAAGGGGAGGCCAGCGGTGCCTGTACGGGCACTCAAGGCCCTGGCACCAGGCCGGAGGTGGGGGGCTGTCCCCAGTGGGGGTGGGCAGTTGTTACTCACATATATTGACCCCGGAGATGTCGGTCGACCTGCGAAGGCGGAAAGGAGGGTCAGTGGTGGGGCGGGAGGCTGCTGGGGGCCCCTGTCCTTTATGGGGCTGGGGGACAGGTCAGCCCATACAACCCCTAATGCCCCACACtgctgcaaaggattctgggtcgccactttctcttttctcctcctttcctAGCCTATCGTCCTCTTTGTCCTCCTCCGTCTcctttattctctctctttcctccctcccccttttcttcctctcctcctttttctctctctttattccCTTTCCTCCATCGATTTCTCCTGTCTTCACCCCATTTCCTTCGCTCGCTCCCTTCGGTCACACTCCAGTTCCCTCCTTCGTTCTCCTTTCCTTACCCTCCCTCtgattccccccaaacctccctccTGTCCTGTGCACGATttgatctctcttctgccccagcctggtctccctgccccccatctccccctgAGATCCACCCTGGTCTTCGCCCTTCCAAACAATTCCTGCTCCCCCGGTGTTCCCCACTGAGATCAGCCCCTGGGTGTATGTAGCCATCTAATGCCCCACgtgggccccagcccccccatcaTTCACAGTGTCCCAGCCACAGAAATCCCCCCTTTTATTTTCTGTGGGCCACGTTCCCCCCATAGATTGACCCCCCCCGGCCACCTGGATCCATGGACCGGAGCCCCTATCACTTGAGCTCAATGCCCAGCCCCCATCCAGGCTGTGCGACCCGCTATGTGCCGGCATCGCCCCTAGAGGGTGTGAGCGAGccaggcaggggggagggggtgaccCTAGAGC encodes:
- the LOC117885527 gene encoding cell death activator CIDE-B-like yields the protein MDYVSALAPASLLQSVSSAGSELTRRVWAPRAPPQRPFRVCNHRRGGRTGLMAGTLQELLAKAMEALLVAGLARLVLEEDGTAVESEAFFQTLPPDTALMLLGAGQTWSPPRVSEPSPTLRPPHPPYSPYRGDPTNTPQPPTTPAMETPPAPN